In Podarcis raffonei isolate rPodRaf1 chromosome 8, rPodRaf1.pri, whole genome shotgun sequence, the genomic window GGGTAGGTTTTTGAAAACTGGACTGGACAGAAATAGTGCAATCTGCAACGTGTAAGTAGTACACGTCCACAATATGCAAACCGTAAGTGGTTTAGATCGAATTAGTTGCAAGAACCAGGGAATTTGGATATGACCATTTAATATAGACTTCTTTGATCAGTATGTATATCAGAAAACTGAACAGTCTGAATTAGGTGAGTGTCGGACAAAGGccatccctctctccctctcatacATCACATCCATGTCCTGCCTAAAAGAAAGTGCTGATATGAAAAGTAGGTAATATTAGTTCTGTATAAGGTTTCCATTACCCAGTTCCCCAGGATTTAAGGGTTGCTTATGATGGTGCTGTTTTAGAGGTCAGAGCTGTCTGAGGTGGGCAGGATGTGAAGTTGAAGGGAGAAGGCTTATAGTCAGTACTATTGAATGCCTCCAGACCTATTTCATTTGGGTTATGTTTaccggggggcagggaggaagggtCTTTCTTCATAATGAATACTTCACTGTCCTGCCTCCTGTGGCTTTCACTTCTGGCTTGGAGGTGCTCTTTACATCGTTTCCCAACGAGGTAGAAGGCTTCAAGGAGGCTGAGGAGGATGCAAACGCAGGCTGTGCTGATCATGAAAAGGGTGAAGATGTTCTTCTCTGTGGGCTTAGCTATGTAGCAGTCTACAATGTTGGGACAAGGATCAAGGGAGCATTTCACCACATTGGGGAGTGTGTAGTTTGGGAACACATGGTAGAAGATGTAGAGGAATATAATGTCCACAGCAGACTTGAAAATGAGGCTCAAGAAATAGGTCCACCACAAGCCTCCACGCTTCTTGCCAGGAGGATAGCGCAGTGCATAGTCTGCCCCAACCTTCTTCTTATGTTTCTCTAGTTTCGCTTCCAGGTAGGCAACATGCATGATTACCAGCAGGGAAGGACAGGTAACCAGAATGAGCTGTAGGGCCCAGAGGCGGATGTGGGAGATTGGGAAGTAATGGTCATAGCAGACATTTGGGCAGCCTGGCTGCTTAGTGTTGCAGTCAAAATCCTTCTGGTCATCTCCCCAAACCTTCTCAGCTGCCACTATGTAGACTAGAAGCCGGAAGATGAAGACCACTGAGAGCCAAATACGTCCAAAGGCTGTGGAATATTTATTCACTCCGGTCAGGAGCCCTTGAAAGCTTCCCCAGTTCATGGCCTCTGGTTTCTACTTCCAGTTCCTGAAAAGACATGAGAAGATGGAATTAGAAATATTGTAACACCCTGATGTTGCCTGTATGAGTATAAAGAAACACTGTATAGATAGGTTGTCAACAACACCTCACCCCTAGATCTGATTTGCTGCATGGAACTGAAATAACCTAAGCCCCCCCCTCCCTTCAGGATTACTCTCAAACCATTTCATCTGCAGGCTGTATTGTCTTTCTAGACCCATTCTGCAATGCCTGCCAGGTTTGATCATCTACCATGAAGGTTCATAGCTGTTTGAGATAAAAGCTTTACTTCCAAATTCAGCAACATGTTACAACTAACAATGGGGTAAGTGTGGAATTGGGGGACTTTGATGGCCTGTCACAAActgttccaatttctcccatATCGTTTGGGACTAGTATTTACTGCTGCTTCTTGTCCACACTGACCTGTTGCCAGCCATACCCCTCAACCTTGAGGAGAAGAATTGGTAGCTGGTGACAGAGAGTGCTTGATAGAGGCTGCAGAGAATATCACTCTAGTGCTTGCTGATGAGCTTCATCAcctgctggggatcatgggatTGGGGTTTCCTCTGCCTCCCAAACTGAATTGGGAGGCAGAGTAAGTGCTACCCCTAAGACCCCCACCATAAAGTTGATGATCATGTTTAGGACCACTATTTCTAGTTAAGGACGATGTTTGCTTAAATCCCCTATAAGAACAGCCCACTGGATCAGTGAACcagagacccatctagtccagcatcctgttctcgcagtggccaaccagatgcctgtgtgaaACCGGCAAGCGAAATATGAGCACaagagaactctcccctcctgtagtttccagcagctggtatccagaagcattacagcatccagctgtggaggtagagcatagccatcatggctagtagctctttcctccatgaatctgtctaatcctcttttaaagccatcccagttgttGGACTTCACTGCCTTCTGGAGGAGCgagtgccatagtttaactatgcactgtgtgaagagggactttcttttatctgtcctaaatcttccaacatccagctttgctggatgtccatgagttccggTGTTATGAGAAAGGAATAAAAACTTttgtctatccactttctccatgccatgcatggtTTTTCTAAACTTCTATCATACCACTTCTTACTTGcttttttctctaaactaagaagttCAAGACCAGTGCTGGAtctatgtata contains:
- the LOC128418834 gene encoding gap junction beta-5 protein-like, with the protein product MNWGSFQGLLTGVNKYSTAFGRIWLSVVFIFRLLVYIVAAEKVWGDDQKDFDCNTKQPGCPNVCYDHYFPISHIRLWALQLILVTCPSLLVIMHVAYLEAKLEKHKKKVGADYALRYPPGKKRGGLWWTYFLSLIFKSAVDIIFLYIFYHVFPNYTLPNVVKCSLDPCPNIVDCYIAKPTEKNIFTLFMISTACVCILLSLLEAFYLVGKRCKEHLQARSESHRRQDSEVFIMKKDPSSLPPGKHNPNEIGLEAFNSTDYKPSPFNFTSCPPQTALTSKTAPS